DNA sequence from the Solea solea chromosome 12, fSolSol10.1, whole genome shotgun sequence genome:
TAAAAGTTTTCAAGTATGTTAAAGAAATTGATCATAAAGATTTGTACAGTGACATCATTTGTCATTAATGAATGAACAGCTGCTTTGTAAtcaaaggaaaaataaacagcatgGTTTCAGGACTCCATTTTGTGGGTAGGCCATTATTAATGTTGCTTCCTCCTGAAAGAGCAacctgcaaaaaacaaaatttaGTTTCCAAATTAGAAACATGTCAAGTACCTTTCTGTTACAATACTCAAAAGTACAGCACGTAGCACAATTAATACACAGGAAAGGGGATGTATTACCCTCTGTCAGTCTGGCCTTTCCTCCTTTTGGCTGGCACAACACAGTAGCACATCCCACACAGAGAACTACACTCTGTGCATGGCTGAACACAGTTGTGATTTTGTAGCAGCCTGTGAAGATATTAGGTTAAAACAAGGGGATTAGGGTTGaagaattttgaataaatatctcaTTGCAATTTGTTTGGCAGGAAttgtctgtagaataagatatgtatagatcaagacaatctATTGTTCAGTCCTAAAAGGGATTGTAATAACGTGCATTCATGCCATTAGTGGTAGAAGACCAGTCAACATCCTGATGCAGAAATATGTTGAATACAATGTAAAAACACTACTCCACCAGTAAATGCCTCATATTCTCAAGTTCATAATCAAATAATGGGGCATTGATAAGGGCTGTTCAAAGGGtcacaatgtaaacatttgtaTCAGTATATGAATAAAGTGTAAACATTTCAAGAACTTAagctttatttaataaaaaaatagtaaagcttAACAGACTGAATCAAATTTTCAGTACAGGTTGGTTAGAGATACTTGAGGTTTGGATTCTTACAGATGACATCACGACCGGTTGCCAcctatttttttacatttaatatgtTCACTAAGAATGTTTAGCATTTAACATGTTTAGCATTTTTGGTAACAGATGTAAATGTTGGtaacacatttttgtaacatttcaacattttttgtaatgttagtTTGTCTGTTTTGGTTGATATTCAACCAAAAAAATGTGCAGATCCTCATTTATATCTTTCTCAATCTTatgaaaataaaccaaatgAATGTAGATTACTGACATAAGGTTCCACCTGGTATGCATCTAAGAATCTAAGAACAAAATACATCATTttacaattattacaataaCCTTTCTAAGGATAATCACGACAGGCaatgttcatgtgtgttaaatgtgagAATAACAGGAGGGTTAACTTCTGATATCAATCACTCACCTGGACACTTCACGTCCATAAAGTAGGAGTTTGGACTCTGAACaagccttttctttttgtgttgtcTTCTCTCGAAGTCGATGGCAGGGTGGAGGAGGTCTTTAGCCAGCTTAAGTTAatgttatatatacacatcatattAGATCGGACAGCCTGTTTAAGGTCACTTTAATCCGTTTTGTTCACATCTTAGTGCAACAGAAGAGTGTCCAGTGATTTATAATATATCAATCTGATAAATTACATGTTTTCCTGATCTCATTTTACATCAAATCTCACTCTCGTTCAGACAAAATGGCTAATAACTAACACCAGCCAAAACACACtagctgtgtttttctttttcagtaacATTATTAAACGAATGTTCAGTTTTGGAGCAGACTGGTATTTGGTAAAAAATAAAGGCAGGGATTAGTTCTTTTCATCCCAAACAAGTTTAATACTCAGCAAATATTCGCTCGTCCGCGTCGAACTAAAGCTACGTTAGCTAACTTGTGCTCCATGTGCTGCCGCTGCTACATCAACAACATACTTCGACAACAAAAAGCCCGACAGGTGACAACACGACACGTTTATTTACGCAATAGACGAGTGGAAAACTTTTCAACTTACAGGCATTTTCGCTGTAGTAGCCTAGCCTAGCTTTACAGCGCATACGTGTGCTGTCAGTGTAGAgacggctgtgtgtgtgcgtgtgcgtgtgcacgtgcgtgtgtgtgggagggcAATGTAATGGagctgtcaacaacaacaaactccacGCCAAAACTGAAACGACACGTTTGGACAAATCAGGCATATAATACGTGAGCGTGGTAAGTGAGAAATGATTAAAGGGAAAccagtttttgtttgtattttgttttatttgtcacagcGTGGAGGTACAGAAGCCCATATTCATATTAAAAGTTGCATTATGTTGGAGAAAATGTAATGGTACACATTCAACAGTATATGTTTGTGTTAAGTAATTTATTCAGGTCGGTGGAAGTACAGACAAATGCAGAACTACACGTAGTCCTGCGCCACTTTCTCCCTCTAAACTACACAGACCATAACACGTAAGGTTGCCAGGTCTGCATGTCGAGTCGAAACTAACCCTAATAGCCATCAAACCGTTTCCAATGGCAACAAATGCAGCCCCTAACCCTGCAAAACCAACactaataatatataattgCTGCAACACTACTTTTAAAACATTCCCAAAGTTTTGTTGTAATATCTATAAAgacagcacaaaacatcacatgtcTAGTCTAGTGTGTGTTAGCCTTAAAGGCAGTTTACCCTAATCCActatagctgtgtttccatcatggtacagttcaatttggtacagtacggtacagtttTGAGGGTTAAAGTCCTCGGTCAGGCTTGCAATTTGACTGACAACAGTATCTATGTAGCGTGACATACCAGTGTGCCACCAACGAACAACTCAACACAATAGAACGTACAACACTGAGGACATCCAgcacctgtttttttcttctgctcggtttgt
Encoded proteins:
- the rps27l gene encoding 40S ribosomal protein S27-like, whose product is MPLAKDLLHPAIDFERRQHKKKRLVQSPNSYFMDVKCPGCYKITTVFSHAQSVVLCVGCATVLCQPKGGKARLTEGCSFRRKQH